In the genome of Vicia villosa cultivar HV-30 ecotype Madison, WI linkage group LG7, Vvil1.0, whole genome shotgun sequence, one region contains:
- the LOC131616236 gene encoding dihydrolipoyllysine-residue acetyltransferase component 2 of pyruvate dehydrogenase complex, mitochondrial-like isoform X2 — MASHLLNHSKKLRNASSLLHHDRALLVRWFCSDVQPLSINRNRDMLKTRIQDYESSARNSVSESAPNFPKPSFGVQKRNMSTMNRGYMRLNGEVLHSQVLSRRSYSSASDLPPHQEIGMPSLSPTMTEGNIARWLKKEGDKVSPGEVLCEVETDKATVEMECMEDGFLAKIVRQEGEKEIQVGEVIAITVEEEGDIAKFKDYKPSASESSEPPAKETPAPPPPKKEVAEEPAREPEPKVSKPSAPPSSGDRIFASPLARKLAEEKNVTLSSIKGTGPDGLIVKGDIDDYLASSGVKEVSAPSKTKAATDVALDYTDIPVSQIRKITASRLLLSKQTIPHYYLTVDTCVDKLMSLRSQLNSLQEATGGSRISVNDLVIKAAALALRKVPQCNSSWTNDYIRQFHNVNINVAVQTEHGLFVPVVRDADKKGLSKIGEEVKQLAKKAKENSLKPQDYEGGTFTVSNLGGPFGVKQFCAIVNPPQSGILAVGSAERRVVPGSGAEEFKFASFMAVTLSCDHRVIDGAIGAEWLKAFKGYIENPETMLL, encoded by the exons ATGGCTTCTCATTTACTCAATCACTCCAAAAAG TTAAGAAACGCTTCGAGCTTGTTACACCATGACCGTGCACTTTTGGTTCGTTGGTTTTGCAGCGATGTTCAACCCTTATCTATCAACAGAAATCGtg ATATGTTGAAAACCCGAATACAAGATTACGAGTCTTCAGCGAGAAACAGTGTCTCTGAATCAGCCCCAAACTTTCCT AAACCTTCATTTGGTGTACAGAAGAGAAATATGTCCACCATGAATAGGGGTTATATGAGGTTGAATGGAGAGGTTTTACA TTCACAGGTTCTGTCAAGGAGAAGCTATTCATCAGCTTCAG ATCTCCCCCCACATCAGGAAATTGGAATGCCTTCTCTCTCGCCTACAATGACAGAG GGTAACATTGCAAGATGGTTGAAGAAAGAAGGGGATAAAGTTTCTCCTGGTGAAGTGCTCTGTGAAGTTGAAACT GATAAAGCTACTGTTGAAATGGAGTGCATGGAGGATGGTTTTCTGGCCAAAATAGTTCGTCAGGAGGGggaaaaagaaattcaagttggcgAG GTAATTGCCATCACTGTTGAAGAAGAGGGGGACATTGCAAAGTTTAAAGATTACAAACCTTCAGCATCTGAATCTAGTGAGCCCCCGGCCAAAGAAACACCTGCCCCACCTCCACCAAAGAAAGAAGTGGCAGAGGAGCCTGCCCGAGAACCTGAGCCAAAGGTTTCCAAGCCTAGTGCTCCGCCTTCATCCGGAGATCGAATATTTGCTAGTCCCCTTGCTAGAAAGTTGGCCGAAGAGAAAAAT GTGACTCTCTCCAGCATTAAAGGAACAGGGCCTGATGGGCTCATTGTCAAGGGTGACATTGACGATTACTTGG CTTCTAGTGGTGTTAAAGAAGTTTCAGCACCCTCAAAGACCAAGGCTGCAACGGATGTGGCATTGGATTATACCGACATTCCTGTCTCTCAGATAAGAAAG ATCACGGCTTCACGTTTGTTGCTATCAAAACAAACTATTCCTCATTACTATTTAACAGTAGATACTTGTGTTGACAAACTCATGAG TTTGCGTTCCCAACTCAATTCATTGCAGGAAGCCACTGGCGGTTCCCGCATATCAGTAAATGACCTTGTAATCAAG GCTGCTGCTTTGGCTCTCCGTAAAGTTCCTCAGTGTAACAGTTCATGGACAAATGACTATATTCGCCA GTTTCATAATGTGAATATTAATGTTGCCGTGCAGACTGAACATGGACTCTTTGTTCCGGTTGTTAGG GATGCGGACAAGAAAGGCCTCTCTAAAATAGGCGAAGAGGTCAAACAATTGGCTAAGAAAGCTAAAGAAAACAGCTTGAAACCCCAAGATTATGAG GGAGGTACATTTACAGTGTCTAACTTGGGAGGACCATTTGGAGTCAAACAGTTCTGTGCCATTGTCAATCCTCCTCAATCTGGCATTCTCGCTGTTGGATCTG CCGAGAGAAGGGTCGTTCCAGGTTCAGGTGCTGAAGAATTCAAATTTGCTTCCTTCATGGCCGTAACCCTCAGCTGCGATCATCGTGTAATAGATG GGGCAATTGGTGCTGAATGGCTAAAAGCATTCAAAGGCTATATTGAGAATCCAGAAACCATGTTGTTGTAA
- the LOC131616236 gene encoding dihydrolipoyllysine-residue acetyltransferase component 2 of pyruvate dehydrogenase complex, mitochondrial-like isoform X1, with product MASHLLNHSKKLRNASSLLHHDRALLVRWFCSDVQPLSINRNRDMLKTRIQDYESSARNSVSESAPNFPKPSFGVQKRNMSTMNRGYMRLNGEVLQSSQVLSRRSYSSASDLPPHQEIGMPSLSPTMTEGNIARWLKKEGDKVSPGEVLCEVETDKATVEMECMEDGFLAKIVRQEGEKEIQVGEVIAITVEEEGDIAKFKDYKPSASESSEPPAKETPAPPPPKKEVAEEPAREPEPKVSKPSAPPSSGDRIFASPLARKLAEEKNVTLSSIKGTGPDGLIVKGDIDDYLASSGVKEVSAPSKTKAATDVALDYTDIPVSQIRKITASRLLLSKQTIPHYYLTVDTCVDKLMSLRSQLNSLQEATGGSRISVNDLVIKAAALALRKVPQCNSSWTNDYIRQFHNVNINVAVQTEHGLFVPVVRDADKKGLSKIGEEVKQLAKKAKENSLKPQDYEGGTFTVSNLGGPFGVKQFCAIVNPPQSGILAVGSAERRVVPGSGAEEFKFASFMAVTLSCDHRVIDGAIGAEWLKAFKGYIENPETMLL from the exons ATGGCTTCTCATTTACTCAATCACTCCAAAAAG TTAAGAAACGCTTCGAGCTTGTTACACCATGACCGTGCACTTTTGGTTCGTTGGTTTTGCAGCGATGTTCAACCCTTATCTATCAACAGAAATCGtg ATATGTTGAAAACCCGAATACAAGATTACGAGTCTTCAGCGAGAAACAGTGTCTCTGAATCAGCCCCAAACTTTCCT AAACCTTCATTTGGTGTACAGAAGAGAAATATGTCCACCATGAATAGGGGTTATATGAGGTTGAATGGAGAGGTTTTACA AAGTTCACAGGTTCTGTCAAGGAGAAGCTATTCATCAGCTTCAG ATCTCCCCCCACATCAGGAAATTGGAATGCCTTCTCTCTCGCCTACAATGACAGAG GGTAACATTGCAAGATGGTTGAAGAAAGAAGGGGATAAAGTTTCTCCTGGTGAAGTGCTCTGTGAAGTTGAAACT GATAAAGCTACTGTTGAAATGGAGTGCATGGAGGATGGTTTTCTGGCCAAAATAGTTCGTCAGGAGGGggaaaaagaaattcaagttggcgAG GTAATTGCCATCACTGTTGAAGAAGAGGGGGACATTGCAAAGTTTAAAGATTACAAACCTTCAGCATCTGAATCTAGTGAGCCCCCGGCCAAAGAAACACCTGCCCCACCTCCACCAAAGAAAGAAGTGGCAGAGGAGCCTGCCCGAGAACCTGAGCCAAAGGTTTCCAAGCCTAGTGCTCCGCCTTCATCCGGAGATCGAATATTTGCTAGTCCCCTTGCTAGAAAGTTGGCCGAAGAGAAAAAT GTGACTCTCTCCAGCATTAAAGGAACAGGGCCTGATGGGCTCATTGTCAAGGGTGACATTGACGATTACTTGG CTTCTAGTGGTGTTAAAGAAGTTTCAGCACCCTCAAAGACCAAGGCTGCAACGGATGTGGCATTGGATTATACCGACATTCCTGTCTCTCAGATAAGAAAG ATCACGGCTTCACGTTTGTTGCTATCAAAACAAACTATTCCTCATTACTATTTAACAGTAGATACTTGTGTTGACAAACTCATGAG TTTGCGTTCCCAACTCAATTCATTGCAGGAAGCCACTGGCGGTTCCCGCATATCAGTAAATGACCTTGTAATCAAG GCTGCTGCTTTGGCTCTCCGTAAAGTTCCTCAGTGTAACAGTTCATGGACAAATGACTATATTCGCCA GTTTCATAATGTGAATATTAATGTTGCCGTGCAGACTGAACATGGACTCTTTGTTCCGGTTGTTAGG GATGCGGACAAGAAAGGCCTCTCTAAAATAGGCGAAGAGGTCAAACAATTGGCTAAGAAAGCTAAAGAAAACAGCTTGAAACCCCAAGATTATGAG GGAGGTACATTTACAGTGTCTAACTTGGGAGGACCATTTGGAGTCAAACAGTTCTGTGCCATTGTCAATCCTCCTCAATCTGGCATTCTCGCTGTTGGATCTG CCGAGAGAAGGGTCGTTCCAGGTTCAGGTGCTGAAGAATTCAAATTTGCTTCCTTCATGGCCGTAACCCTCAGCTGCGATCATCGTGTAATAGATG GGGCAATTGGTGCTGAATGGCTAAAAGCATTCAAAGGCTATATTGAGAATCCAGAAACCATGTTGTTGTAA